A part of Pararhizobium sp. A13 genomic DNA contains:
- a CDS encoding HAD family phosphatase, which yields MSSVEIRHIVFDIGKVLIHYDPHIPFSRIIPDEAERKWFFANVCTHDWNIEQDRGRDWREAEDQLIAEHPAHEENIRAFRKHWHEMVPHAYVECVSIMECLIAKGYDVTLLTNFASDTFKEAQKLYPFLTLPRGVTVSADARLIKPDVAIYHTHAETFSLDPSATLFIDDNMVNVEGARAAGWHAVLFTDPQTLQADLLAYGVNV from the coding sequence ATGAGCAGCGTCGAGATCCGCCACATCGTTTTCGATATCGGCAAGGTGCTGATCCATTACGATCCGCATATCCCCTTCAGCCGGATCATTCCGGACGAAGCGGAGCGCAAATGGTTCTTCGCCAATGTCTGCACGCATGACTGGAACATCGAGCAGGACCGGGGCCGCGACTGGCGCGAGGCGGAAGACCAGTTGATCGCCGAGCATCCGGCGCATGAGGAAAACATCCGGGCCTTTCGCAAGCACTGGCACGAGATGGTGCCACATGCCTATGTCGAATGCGTCTCGATCATGGAGTGCCTGATCGCCAAGGGCTATGACGTGACGCTCCTCACCAATTTCGCCTCCGATACCTTCAAGGAGGCACAGAAGCTTTATCCGTTCCTAACCCTGCCGCGCGGCGTCACGGTTTCGGCGGATGCGCGGCTGATCAAGCCGGACGTGGCGATCTACCATACCCATGCCGAAACCTTCAGCCTCGATCCTTCCGCGACGCTGTTCATCGACGACAACATGGTCAATGTCGAAGGCGCGCGGGCGGCGGGATGGCATGCCGTGCTTTTCACCGACCCGCAGACGTTGCAGGCCGATCTTCTGGCCTATGGGGTCAATGTGTGA
- the mutY gene encoding A/G-specific adenine glycosylase has translation MMQQTFKAADAANRLLAWYDRHHRDLPWRVSPPMARDGVVADPYHVWLSEVMLQQTTVQAVKPYFHKFLLLWPKVTDLAAADTEEVMKAWAGLGYYARARNLKKCAEAIARDHQGVFPGTEQGLKALPGIGDYTAAAVAAIAFNRRSAVLDGNVERVISRLHAIETPLPTAKPQMRSLVARMTPADRPGDFAQGMMDLGATTCTPKRPACALCPFNDLCLALKTADPETFPRKAAKKDKPLRVGAAFVASCPQGAVYLRKRAETGLLGGMTEVPGTAWTARIDGETSVEAQPFAASWEPCGTITHVFTHFELRLSVYRANVANQNKSGNGWWEPFASLGAQALPTVMKKAIAQAIPHAFRGKRDGAREPRNT, from the coding sequence ATGATGCAGCAGACATTCAAAGCGGCCGATGCGGCCAACCGGCTTCTCGCCTGGTACGACCGGCACCATCGCGACCTGCCCTGGCGCGTCTCGCCGCCGATGGCAAGGGATGGCGTCGTCGCCGATCCCTATCACGTCTGGCTGTCGGAAGTGATGTTGCAGCAGACGACCGTGCAGGCGGTCAAACCCTATTTCCACAAGTTCCTGTTGCTCTGGCCCAAGGTTACGGATCTCGCGGCAGCCGACACCGAAGAGGTGATGAAGGCCTGGGCGGGGCTCGGCTACTATGCCCGGGCGCGAAACCTGAAGAAATGCGCCGAGGCGATCGCCCGCGATCATCAGGGCGTGTTTCCCGGCACCGAGCAAGGGCTAAAGGCGCTGCCGGGGATCGGCGACTATACGGCGGCGGCAGTCGCTGCCATCGCCTTCAACCGGCGGAGCGCCGTGCTCGATGGCAATGTCGAGCGGGTGATTTCGCGGCTGCATGCGATCGAGACGCCGCTGCCCACTGCCAAACCGCAAATGCGGTCGCTGGTGGCCAGGATGACACCGGCGGACAGGCCGGGCGATTTCGCTCAAGGCATGATGGACCTCGGCGCGACGACCTGCACCCCGAAACGCCCTGCCTGTGCGCTCTGTCCTTTCAACGATCTCTGTCTGGCGTTGAAGACCGCCGATCCGGAGACCTTTCCGCGCAAGGCGGCGAAAAAGGACAAGCCGCTGCGTGTCGGCGCGGCCTTTGTCGCCAGTTGCCCGCAGGGCGCGGTCTATCTGCGCAAGCGCGCCGAAACCGGCCTGCTGGGCGGGATGACCGAGGTGCCGGGTACAGCATGGACGGCCCGCATCGACGGCGAAACCTCGGTCGAGGCGCAGCCTTTTGCCGCCAGCTGGGAACCCTGCGGCACGATCACGCATGTTTTTACGCATTTTGAATTGCGCTTGTCTGTCTATCGCGCGAATGTCGCCAACCAGAACAAAAGCGGAAATGGCTGGTGGGAACCGTTTGCCTCGCTGGGGGCGCAGGCGCTGCCGACCGTCATGAAAAAAGCAATCGCCCAGGCTATACCGCATGCCTTCCGCGGCAAGCGTGATGGAGCCAGGGAACCGAGGAACACCTGA
- a CDS encoding DUF721 domain-containing protein: MKQPYTRKGVVQISEIANGLIDPVLAKRAGINTLLLGSWDEIAGEEFADCTRPEKIAWPRRASEMAGEGGYQPGVLTVACEGARALFLTHAQGELIQRINGFFGFPAINQMRIVQKPVSPPPKPHRKPKPLTGARARHLEEMMDGIENDALKAALTRLGTAVMSQRKK, translated from the coding sequence TTGAAACAACCTTATACCCGCAAGGGCGTCGTCCAGATCAGCGAGATCGCCAACGGCCTGATCGACCCGGTGCTCGCCAAACGCGCCGGCATCAACACGCTGCTGCTCGGCTCCTGGGACGAGATCGCCGGCGAGGAGTTTGCCGATTGCACCCGGCCGGAAAAGATCGCCTGGCCGCGGCGCGCCTCGGAAATGGCGGGCGAGGGCGGTTATCAGCCCGGTGTCCTGACCGTTGCCTGCGAAGGCGCGCGCGCCCTGTTCCTCACCCATGCGCAGGGCGAACTGATCCAGCGGATCAACGGCTTCTTCGGTTTCCCGGCAATCAACCAGATGCGGATCGTGCAAAAGCCGGTCTCCCCGCCGCCCAAGCCGCATCGCAAGCCGAAGCCGCTGACCGGCGCTCGGGCGCGGCATCTGGAAGAGATGATGGATGGCATCGAGAATGATGCGTTGAAAGCGGCGCTGACGAGGCTTGGCACGGCCGTCATGTCTCAGCGCAAGAAATGA
- a CDS encoding DsbA family protein has translation MSLSEMSLFKRLLSGVAVAAIAVTLAACSDEKKGAASNAPATETTETAAKTEVKPADGSMMAATKTEVKPVDGTMTSSTMSSATKPATADANQTQMAQAAAPAKAELPEVQGEVDIAKLMEPGPLPEMSIGKADAPVTIVEYMSMTCPHCARFHNETFDAIKAKYVDSGKVRFVVREFPFDPRAAAAFMLARCAPEGQYFPMVSMLFKQQETWAAAPNGRDALLQMSKLAGFTQESFEACLTNQKLLDDVQATMQKGEKDFGVKATPTFFINGKQYSGEMSVDTMSALIDTML, from the coding sequence ATGTCCCTTTCTGAAATGAGCCTCTTCAAGCGCCTCCTAAGCGGCGTCGCCGTGGCTGCCATCGCCGTGACGCTCGCCGCCTGCAGCGACGAGAAGAAGGGCGCGGCTTCGAACGCTCCGGCAACGGAAACGACCGAAACGGCGGCGAAGACCGAGGTCAAGCCGGCTGATGGCTCGATGATGGCCGCGACGAAGACGGAAGTTAAGCCGGTCGATGGCACGATGACCTCCTCGACCATGTCGTCGGCCACGAAGCCTGCGACCGCTGACGCCAACCAGACGCAGATGGCGCAGGCTGCAGCCCCCGCCAAGGCTGAGCTGCCCGAGGTCCAGGGTGAAGTCGATATCGCCAAGTTGATGGAGCCCGGTCCGCTGCCGGAAATGTCGATCGGCAAGGCCGATGCGCCGGTGACCATCGTCGAATACATGTCGATGACCTGCCCGCATTGCGCGCGCTTCCACAACGAGACCTTCGACGCCATCAAGGCGAAGTACGTCGACAGCGGTAAGGTCCGGTTCGTCGTTCGCGAGTTTCCGTTCGATCCGCGTGCTGCTGCCGCCTTCATGCTGGCGCGCTGCGCGCCCGAGGGCCAGTATTTCCCGATGGTGTCGATGCTGTTCAAGCAGCAGGAAACCTGGGCTGCGGCCCCGAACGGCCGCGATGCACTGCTGCAGATGTCGAAACTCGCCGGTTTTACACAGGAGAGCTTCGAGGCCTGCTTGACGAACCAGAAACTTCTCGATGATGTGCAGGCAACGATGCAGAAGGGCGAGAAGGATTTCGGGGTAAAGGCCACCCCGACCTTCTTCATCAACGGCAAGCAATATTCCGGAGAAATGTCGGTTGACACCATGTCGGCCCTTATCGACACGATGCTCTGA